The nucleotide sequence ccaCATGAGTTACTTCAGTATGGCgtacttatgtatttatttatttgtttgtctgtttgtttatgtgtttgttgtGAATAATTATATCTAATTGTTTtgataataaattaacaaaataaaaaagttacttaAAGCTGCACTCAAAGATTTATAATTTGCAttgtattattaatgttatttttaataataataataataataataataataataataataataataataataattattattattattattattattattattattattataaaaataataacaatagtgttattaatattttattaacataataatttgaaaaattattattattatgttatttttattaggaATTGTGGTATatgtataatgtaaataaatatttaaatgtaataaaatagccaacttaaagaaaaaatactactaataataatgtcataatttttCACACAAGCCAAACAAGGCTTTTGGATCATGAAAGTTAAACTagaaaattactattattattattattattattattattattattattattattattattattattataattctaaataatgtATTACTTATAACTGTGTGAAAGGTTAGTTATACAAAAAAAGTGACACAATTTAGTCCTGTTTAAACGTAAATCAAAATATCTACTTATAACATAGAATATACAGAAATcagaatatataattaaaaatctgACTATGTAAATGTATCTGAATATATACTGTAAGTCAGAATACACAGATACAAATTGTAATATCAAAATGTATAACATGAATATACACAAGTAAATCTGCAAATATAATTTTAAGTCTGAATATAtacaaaatttaaattgtaaatatgttCTGAATATATATCAATGTTGCTGTACATAGATGTCAAAATAATCTTGTacaaataattagaaaaataatttttacagatttttgacAACAACTAGATTAAAAcaagtcctttttgaagcttgaaagtttTTGATCCCATTGACTTTTTAATGTGCTGCAGGAAGAACAAAGCCATACAAGTTTGGAAAATCAAAAGGGCAAGTAAATTATAAcaactttcatttttgagtgtgctatccctttaagaagtaGTTGGAAAGTTtagaaatatttgagaaaaacactTGATTGTAATCAAAACATGCCTTTCTTGTGTGTATGTAACCAACTGACCTCATCAGATCCATCTGAACAGTCATTTTGTCCGTCACAGCGCTGACCGGCCGACACGCAGCCTCCTCCAACACAAACATACTCGTTCTGAGCACATGATGTCGGCCGAGCTGCGCAGACACAAggaattcacaaaataatttcgAGACAAGAAATcttccatcaaagaatcctataAAAAGACGCATCCATCTACATGTCCTGGGACAATCTGTTCCTTGAAAGCATCCGCCTCGCACACGTGCCGAGGTCTGAAATAAACAGAGCTGCAGTTTCGGTCAGCGAAAGGTTGAGAGAGATTTCTGGCTGCACTTTTTGAAGTGTTTTCAGTCCTATTAATATTAATCATGGGGTAAAATTCCCCTGGCTTGCCTTGAGTcacagggaagaaaaaaaaaagtatctgaaAGGGAGCTTTCTGAATGCATCTCCAGTGGTCTTACGATCAGAATAATTCACTGTGGATGGACTCATGTACCCTGTGCATAGCACACAACGCTGAAATATTCAAGACGAGGGGCCAGAAAAGATGGTAGGGAgacctcaacaaaaaaaaaaaaaaaaaaaaaagggagatatACTTCAAGACTCTTGGGGTTAAAATAACAGATGAAGCTGAAGTTCAGAACATGCATTATTCTGAGTTCTTGGGTGTTCATAGGTTCTTTAGCTTTAgataaaagtttttatatatatatatatatatatacatatatatatatatatatatatatatatatatatatataaatatatatatatatatatatatatatatatatacatatatatatatatatatacatatatatatatatataaacacgtGTGTacaaaacacacgcacacacactcattaaaatacatatagatatacagtatatattaatatgtaaaatatatactgtatatctatatgtattttaatgatctatatgtaatttaattaatgtgtacaaaacacacacacacacacacacacacacgcacacacacaaacagattaagtaaaaaatgtgtatgtaatgatttaataagtaattttagtaagaaatattattattattaacatttatataaagttaaataatatGTCATATTGATTTGATAATATTTGTAATACTCGATTCAACGAAAAATACAATACACTGTTaccatttaaatacaatttattcaaattaatttcattatGATTCATGATGgtaattttaataaacaaaactgttgattttaataaaaaatagcattgtatagttattaaatacaattaaatacaattatatatacccagtatttacatgtggtgtcatcataagagaactgttcattttaaatattgtggtTATCACTAATACCAATATATCATCATAAACTAAATTAACACGATATCGATAATTGTTTATTCGAATATCACGGTTATCGTCAATACCGGTATATcgcgacagccctaatatatattaatatatatatatatatatatatatatatatatatatatatatatatatatatatatatatatatatataacacacacacacacacacacacagtgccctCCACAAGTATTAGAACAGAAGATGACAAATGTGGGGTCGTTTTGCTGTTAGTTTTCAGTGGAAGTGGCTCAGCAGTTATAAATGAAGGCAGCGTGGCAGGGTCTGAGGTTGTGCAGAGATCTCCAGTCACCATTGTGTAGTCATAGGCCTATGATCCCTTTGGATAAAAGGTGTCCGCTCTGTGATATGTGATTATAGGAGTGCCAAGCTTGCTGTCTGGGAGCCGCTTTGATCGGTTCTGGATCCGTTTGcattatttaaagagcgtgtgaAAGCGGCTAACCTGTCATGACAGTGTTGGCAGGGCTGCAATTGGCCTCATCTTCCCCGGTTTTGCAGTCTTCCTGTCCATCACAGAGCCATTTGACTGAGATACAGAGATGATTCAGGCACTGGAACTGATCCTCGGAGCAGTGGCTCTCACAGCCTCTCTGAAAACACACGCACAGGATATCAGCACTCAGACAGGAACCAGATGAATGATGTTTAGCAACTGATGAATGTGGTGCTTGAAACCTCGTCAGAGTTATCGGTGCAGTCGAAGTCACCATCGCAGCGGAAGCGTGAGGAGATGCACTCTCCGTTGGCACAGATGAAATTTTTGGAGTTGCATGTTACTGGCTCTGAAAGGAGAAGAGAAAAAGACATGGATGGTTTCTGAATTTGGCCTTCTTTTACTATTGGAAGCGAGGACTGTGAAAGCAAAATAAGCTTTtggcagcaataaaacaaaaacaaacaaatggctgaatgtttttttaattattattgttatgaacAGAAAGACATATCCAGACTTTCTTGGGTATGATCTGCCAGGAAGCCTAAGAAATGATATggagaaaatgtgaaaatgagtgcaagtaaataagaaaaagattaaaaagaCAGAATTGGTAAACGAACAACAGAAATAAAAAGTGaatacatgcaaacaaacaaaactaataacAATTGTGTATGACATAACTAAAGAAAATCAGACATACAGAGCAAACAAATAAGCAAAACAGATGGAATGACGGAATGAGCAAATGaactacagagaaaaaaaaacatgcaaaagaaagaaagaaagggaggaCTCAAAAGAAAAACCACAAGACAGACAAAATgagagaataaataaacaaaagataaaaaaagagacacagacagataaaaaaacaaagaaaaaaaaacaaataaataaagaaaagaaaaacaaataacgtgtgaaaaacagataaacataaaaGACAGAAAGAATGATTCACAATTAACTAAAACATACACAACAAACAATTAGGCAAACCAATTAAAAGCGAAAGTGAATGAGGAAAAATAAAATTGAAGTATATGAGAAAACAAATGAAAGACTGAACAAAGGAAAGATCCAAAGTAGTAggaaatgaacaaacaaacaaacatacggAAAAAGGAACAGGTGTTTCTGACAACATCTAGGTGTAACAGTACATTTTACATCAttctctcttttgacttttgtctgtctgtctctattttttttttttctttgatagtAGTGAAAACACAATTGTCGAGTTTTAATTTTGCTATTTGAGTAAATTGGaatgcaaaagaaagaaagaaagaaagaaagaaagaaagaaagaaaaacaaagaacagATGGAGCACAGATCTCCTTGATCACAATAAGCGAGCGCTGCTGTGTCACTCCTCTAACTCTATTATCAGTCTCTCTACAACCGGCTCCAGCTCTCTGCAGATTATCTGCCCTGACATCACGTCTTCACGACCCAATAAGAGCTTTTATATCTTCCCAGTGATGTTTCTGTGTGAGGCTACCAAGGTGAATCCAACAGAGGAAAAGAAATCGAACCTCTGTCTGGattcactcccacccagcaagtGAGCAAATACACCAGGAAATTACGGCAGGACAGACACACGCTTCAGAGCGGGAACTCATCTCTAGATAAATGGATGACCATGACTCATAGGTTCTCTCTTATAAGAGCAAAATCATGCAAAAATAGAACCTTTTGTACGTGAATATGTAAACTTGTGTCTAACAAACATTGTTCAGTAGCCTGTGTTCATTAAGATTGTTAAAAACGGGCTCATGGGACATGCAGCATGCTGATTTTGACTacataacatgtttgtattaGTGTCTGTTGTGATGCAGAATGTAGATCTGTGAGGGTTCTGTGggcttatttttaatttaaagagaTGGAGAGATTGTTAGCGAAAGAATGAGACGGGAAAAAAGAGGTAGGGAGACTGACTGCACATAAAATCGCAGCTTATGAAATCTACAAGTCTGACGTGACAGCTGGGAAACCTTCAAAACAAAGTTGATCTTCAGTAAATAATGCTGAGCCAACAGCTGCTTTAAAGTGGCACTGATTTGTTTTGAGTAACTTGTGTACCATCACAAGTTTCAGACAACTAGCAGGTTCAAGCGCTAGTTAAAAGGAAAGGATGtggaaaagaaagagaggaaagaaagaaagaaagaaagaaagaaaagaaagaaagaaagaaagaaagaaagaaagaaagaaagaaagaaagaaagagaacaacAGGAAACAACTGAATGAGAGGAAAAGGAAACATTTAGGTAAAAGGAATGTACACAAAAACTacaggaaaatataaaataaaaggaaataatgTATAAACTGAGGGGGATGGAATGGGAAAATGGTAAAAGGCaggatgagaaaaagaaaaatgggaAAGAGGGAGAGGTAAAGGACAGAGaagaaaaaaggaataaaatgaaaagcaaaaacaaaggaaaatacAGGTAAATTTAAAGGAAAgtaagaaaaaaggaaaatggaAGGGGAACAGAATTAACACTAGGAAGATGGAAACAGGAAAATAGTGAAtggaaaaaagagaaaagggAAGGGAAAGGAAGAAAATTAAAAGTAAAGCAAAGCAAACGAAAGGAAatgaaaagtaaagtaaaagaaTGTGAAGGAAAAGAAGAGGGGAAGTGAGGGGAAATAGGAAATGGAAGGAAAAAAGGCAAGTAGTAAGGTGAAAGGAAAATCAAAGGAAAAAGACATAAAGGACAACAGGTTAAAGAACGGGAAAATTATGAATGGGAGTAAGAGGAAAGGGAAGGGAAAGAGGAATAGGAAAGAAGGGAAAAGGAAGAAAATTAACAACAAAGGGAatgaaaagtaaagtaaaaggaAGTGAAGGAAAACAAGAGGGGAAAGTGAAGGGGAAATGGAATGAAAAGGAACGAAAATCAAAGTAAGTTAAAAGGAAAAACAAAGGAAAGGAAACATTATGTAAAAGGAAGTactgtaaaagaaaaatggaaagaTGATGAATGAGAGGAAGGGCAAAGTTAATGGAAAGAGGAatcagaaataaaagaaaaaagactacatttaaaagtaaaacaaaacaaagggaagaaaaaaactaagggaagaaaaaaacaaaggaaatGAAAAGTAAAGGAAGTAAAGCAAGTAAAGGAAAACCAGAGGGGAAAGGGAAGGGGAAAGGATGAACACTATAAGACAAATGGGAAAGGAAGGAGGAAAAGGACATGGAtagaagtaaaacaaaa is from Carassius gibelio isolate Cgi1373 ecotype wild population from Czech Republic chromosome B22, carGib1.2-hapl.c, whole genome shotgun sequence and encodes:
- the LOC127987963 gene encoding low-density lipoprotein receptor-related protein 1B-like, which encodes MCLDEKTCGPHEFRCKDNNCIPDHWRCDGQSDCSDNSDEENCKPVTCNSKNFICANGECISSRFRCDGDFDCTDNSDERGCESHCSEDQFQCLNHLCISVKWLCDGQEDCKTGEDEANCSPANTVMTARPTSCAQNEYVCVGGGCVSAGQRCDGQNDCSDGSDEVDCIRECKEDEFLCRNRAHCVPARWRCDRVFDCLDQSDEDNCDQDLRVVV